One part of the Humulus lupulus chromosome 9, drHumLupu1.1, whole genome shotgun sequence genome encodes these proteins:
- the LOC133799630 gene encoding uncharacterized protein LOC133799630, with translation MEERVKRYKSLGHTVNLVTSEDIRYPASAIAFIDDDLKGVHLPHDNPLVISLQVDHCQLGRVLVDRGSGVDILFWEAFQKMGLEENQIRPSTTPILGFNSQRVYPKGVIRLPVVVAERTLLVDFLIIDSTTSYNAIMGRNWIHRMQGVVSTLHQVMRCLSPNGRYTVDIKGC, from the coding sequence ATGGAGGAGCGGGTGAAGCGATACAAATCATTAGGCCACACGGTCAATCTTGTCACTTCAGAGGACATAAGGTATCCAGCCTCTGCAATCGCCTTTATCGATGATGACCTGAAAGGAGTGCACCTACCCCATGACAATCCTCTCGTCATTTCACTACAGGTCGACCATTGCCAGCTGGGAAGAGTTCTAGTCGACAGGGGCAGTGGGGTCGATatcctcttctgggaagccttccaGAAAATGGGGCTAGAGGAAAATCAGATCCGGCCCTCCACCACACCAATTTTGGGATTCAATAGCCAAAGAGTATATCCGAAAGGCGTCATACGATTGCCTGTGGTGGTCGCGGAGCGCACCCTGCTAGTAGATTTCCTCATTATAGATTCCACCACAagctacaacgccatcatgggGAGAAATTGGATCCACAGGATGCAGGGGGTAGTCTCAACTTTGCATCAGGTGATGCGATGTCTATCACCCAACGGGCGCTACACTGTCGACATCAAGGGATGCTAG